The Amycolatopsis mongoliensis genome includes a window with the following:
- a CDS encoding TetR/AcrR family transcriptional regulator yields MSPQARRDDLIRAALDLFGSRAPELVTVDDIVARAEVSRPLFYRYFSSLRELQVEALRTVTDGLIDGLAGLEEGPPETRLCAAVRGLIDVADHYRAGYIALLRSGSVIATSETDAAIDEVRNRAVALILDALGVEDPSPLLSLTLRCWTAVVEGALLSWLQERSVARESLDTWLVDQLTAMLGATAAHEVAPKP; encoded by the coding sequence ATGTCGCCGCAGGCCCGCCGCGACGACCTGATCCGCGCGGCGCTCGACCTGTTCGGGTCGCGGGCGCCGGAGCTGGTCACCGTGGACGACATCGTCGCGCGCGCCGAGGTGTCGCGGCCGCTGTTCTACCGGTACTTCTCCAGCCTGCGCGAGCTGCAGGTGGAGGCGCTGCGCACGGTCACCGACGGGCTCATCGACGGCCTGGCCGGCCTCGAGGAGGGCCCGCCGGAGACCCGGCTGTGCGCGGCCGTCCGCGGCCTGATCGACGTCGCCGACCACTACCGCGCGGGCTACATCGCGTTGCTGCGCAGCGGTTCGGTGATCGCGACGTCGGAGACGGACGCGGCGATCGACGAGGTCCGCAACCGCGCGGTGGCGCTGATCCTGGACGCGCTCGGCGTCGAGGACCCGTCGCCGCTGCTGTCGCTGACCCTGCGCTGCTGGACGGCGGTCGTCGAGGGCGCCCTGCTCAGCTGGCTGCAAGAGCGCAGCGTCGCCCGCGAGTCCCTGGACACCTGGCTGGTCGACCAGCTCACCGCCATGCTCGGCGCGACCGCGGCCCACGAGGTCGCCCCAAAGCCGTGA
- a CDS encoding citrate synthase 2, with the protein MTTSTISKPQPSGQPDDGFRPGLEGVVAFHTEIAEPDRDGGALRYRGVDIEDLAGKVTFGDVWGLLVDGRFGHGLPPAEPFPLPVHTGDVRVDVQAALAMLAPIWGYRPLLDITDEEAREQLARASVMALSYVAQSARGIGQPAVPQTRVDEAHSITERFLIRWRGEPDPAHVRALDAYWVSAAEHGLNASTFTARVIASTGADVAAAMSGAIGAMSGPLHGGAPARVLPMIEEVERTGDPVGLVKGILDRKERLMGFGHRVYRAEDPRARVLRRTCQELGAARYEAAAALEQAALAELRERRPDHPIETNVEFWAAVILDFAQVPPHMMPAMFSSARTAGWAAHILEQKRTGRLVRPSAKYVGPAPRTPEDVEGWELVTKH; encoded by the coding sequence GTGACTACCTCCACGATCAGCAAGCCACAGCCGTCCGGCCAACCCGACGACGGCTTCCGACCGGGTCTGGAGGGCGTCGTCGCCTTCCACACCGAGATCGCCGAACCCGACCGGGACGGCGGTGCGCTGCGCTACCGCGGCGTCGACATCGAGGACCTCGCCGGCAAGGTGACCTTCGGTGACGTATGGGGCCTCCTCGTGGACGGCCGGTTCGGCCACGGCCTCCCGCCCGCCGAGCCGTTCCCGCTGCCGGTGCACACCGGCGACGTCCGGGTCGACGTCCAGGCCGCGCTGGCCATGCTCGCGCCCATCTGGGGCTACCGCCCGCTGCTCGACATCACCGACGAAGAGGCCCGTGAGCAGCTGGCCCGCGCCTCGGTGATGGCGCTGTCCTACGTCGCGCAGTCGGCGCGCGGCATCGGCCAGCCCGCCGTCCCGCAGACCCGCGTCGACGAGGCCCACTCGATCACCGAGCGGTTCCTCATCCGCTGGCGCGGCGAGCCCGACCCGGCGCACGTCCGGGCGCTGGACGCCTACTGGGTGTCGGCCGCCGAGCACGGCCTGAACGCGTCGACCTTCACCGCCCGCGTCATCGCGTCCACCGGCGCCGACGTCGCGGCGGCCATGTCCGGCGCCATCGGCGCGATGTCGGGCCCGCTGCACGGCGGCGCCCCGGCGCGCGTGCTGCCGATGATCGAAGAGGTCGAGCGCACCGGCGACCCGGTCGGCCTGGTCAAGGGCATCCTCGACCGCAAGGAACGCCTGATGGGCTTCGGCCACCGCGTCTACCGGGCCGAGGACCCGCGGGCGCGCGTGCTGCGCCGCACCTGCCAGGAGCTCGGCGCGGCCCGCTACGAGGCGGCCGCCGCGCTGGAGCAGGCGGCGCTGGCGGAGCTGCGCGAGCGGCGTCCGGACCACCCGATCGAGACGAACGTCGAGTTCTGGGCCGCGGTCATCCTGGACTTCGCCCAGGTCCCGCCGCACATGATGCCCGCGATGTTCAGCTCGGCGCGCACCGCCGGCTGGGCCGCGCACATCCTGGAGCAGAAGCGCACCGGACGCCTGGTGCGGCCGTCGGCCAAGTACGTCGGCCCGGCGCCCCGCACGCCGGAAGACGTCGAGGGCTGGGAACTGGTCACCAAGCACTGA
- a CDS encoding urease subunit gamma: MHLSPQERDKLLVHVAADVARKRLDRGVRLNYPEAVALITDHVLEGARDGRTVSELVASGRSVLSRAQVLDGVPEMVDSVQVEATFPDGTKLVTVHDPIV, encoded by the coding sequence ATGCACCTCAGCCCGCAGGAGCGCGACAAGCTGCTCGTCCACGTGGCGGCCGACGTCGCGCGGAAGCGGCTGGACCGCGGCGTCCGGCTGAACTACCCCGAGGCGGTCGCGCTGATCACCGACCACGTCCTCGAAGGGGCCCGCGACGGGCGCACGGTGAGTGAACTGGTCGCGAGCGGCCGGAGCGTGCTCTCGCGTGCGCAGGTGCTCGACGGCGTGCCGGAGATGGTCGACTCCGTTCAGGTCGAGGCCACCTTCCCGGACGGCACGAAGCTCGTCACCGTGCACGACCCGATCGTCTGA
- a CDS encoding urease subunit beta, which yields MRPGEIIPGAEPVELNPGRARVRLLVRNLGDRPVQVGSHYHFAAVNPGLEFDRDAARGHRLDVPAGTSVRFEPGVEREVDLVPLAGARRVPGLRSEFSGEF from the coding sequence ATGCGTCCAGGCGAGATCATCCCCGGTGCCGAGCCGGTGGAACTGAACCCGGGCCGCGCCCGCGTCCGGCTGCTCGTGCGCAACCTCGGCGACCGGCCGGTGCAGGTCGGCTCGCACTACCACTTCGCCGCGGTCAACCCCGGCCTCGAGTTCGACCGGGACGCCGCCCGCGGCCACCGGCTCGACGTCCCGGCCGGCACGTCGGTGCGGTTCGAGCCGGGCGTCGAACGCGAAGTCGATCTTGTTCCGCTCGCCGGGGCCCGCCGCGTACCGGGCCTGCGATCCGAATTCTCCGGAGAGTTCTGA
- a CDS encoding urease subunit alpha yields MPQIDRERYAELFGPTTGDRIRLADTDLLIEVTEDRSMGPGGSGDEVLFGGGKVIRESMGQGMATRAEGAPDLIITGAVILDHWGVIKADIGVRDGRIVGIGKAGNPDTMDGVDPALVIGPSTEVLAGNGKILTAGGIDCHVHFICPQLVDTALAAGLTTLVGGGTGPNEGTKATTVTPGAWNLGRMLSAMDGYPVNVLLLGKGNTVRHEALREQLAAGAGGFKLHEDWGTTPAAIDACLTVADESGVQVAIHTDTLNEAGFLESTVDAIGGRSINAYHTEGAGGGHAPDIIEVVSLPNVLPSSTNPTRPHTANTLDEHLDMLVVCHHLNPSVPEDLAFAESRIRPSTIAAEDVLHDLGAISMMSSDSQAMGRIGEVIIRTWQTAHVMKRRRGALPGDGAADNLRARRYVAKYTINPAIAHGMETEIGSVEVGKLADLVLWEPKFFGVRPHVVLKGGFPAWAAMGDANASIPTPQPVMARPMFGANIGAALSLHFVAPSALDSGLRETFGITRPLVAVANTRARTKADMVLNDATPDVRVEPDSFAVHVDGELVEPQPVTELPMAQRYFLF; encoded by the coding sequence ATGCCGCAGATCGACCGCGAGCGCTACGCCGAGCTGTTCGGCCCGACCACCGGCGACCGGATCCGGCTCGCCGACACCGACCTGCTGATCGAGGTCACCGAGGACCGCTCGATGGGCCCCGGCGGCTCGGGCGACGAGGTGCTCTTCGGCGGCGGCAAGGTCATCCGCGAGTCGATGGGCCAGGGCATGGCGACCCGCGCCGAGGGTGCGCCCGACCTGATCATCACCGGCGCGGTGATCCTCGACCACTGGGGTGTGATCAAGGCCGACATCGGCGTGCGCGACGGCCGGATCGTCGGGATCGGCAAGGCGGGCAACCCGGACACGATGGACGGCGTCGACCCGGCCCTGGTCATCGGGCCGTCGACGGAAGTCCTGGCCGGCAACGGCAAGATCCTCACCGCCGGCGGCATCGACTGCCACGTCCACTTCATCTGCCCGCAGCTCGTCGACACGGCGCTGGCCGCGGGGCTGACCACCTTGGTCGGCGGCGGCACCGGCCCCAACGAGGGCACGAAGGCCACGACCGTCACGCCCGGCGCGTGGAACCTCGGCCGGATGCTGTCCGCCATGGACGGTTATCCGGTCAACGTCCTGTTGCTGGGCAAGGGGAACACCGTCCGGCACGAGGCCCTGCGCGAACAGCTCGCGGCCGGCGCGGGCGGCTTCAAGCTGCACGAGGACTGGGGCACGACCCCGGCCGCCATCGACGCCTGCCTGACCGTGGCCGACGAGTCCGGCGTCCAGGTCGCGATCCACACGGACACCCTGAACGAGGCGGGCTTCCTGGAGTCCACTGTGGACGCCATCGGCGGCCGCTCGATCAACGCGTACCACACCGAGGGCGCCGGCGGCGGGCACGCGCCGGACATCATCGAGGTCGTCTCGCTGCCGAACGTCCTGCCGTCGTCGACCAACCCGACCCGGCCGCACACGGCGAACACCCTCGACGAGCACCTCGACATGCTGGTGGTCTGCCACCATCTCAACCCGTCGGTGCCCGAGGACCTCGCCTTCGCCGAGAGCCGGATCCGGCCGTCGACGATCGCCGCCGAGGACGTGCTGCACGACCTGGGCGCCATCTCGATGATGAGCTCGGACTCGCAGGCGATGGGCCGGATCGGCGAGGTGATCATCCGGACGTGGCAGACCGCGCACGTGATGAAACGCCGCCGCGGCGCGCTGCCCGGCGACGGCGCGGCCGACAACCTTCGCGCGCGCCGCTATGTCGCCAAGTACACGATCAACCCGGCCATCGCGCACGGCATGGAGACCGAGATCGGCTCGGTCGAGGTCGGCAAGCTCGCCGACCTCGTGCTGTGGGAGCCGAAGTTCTTCGGCGTCCGCCCGCACGTGGTCCTCAAGGGCGGCTTTCCGGCGTGGGCGGCCATGGGCGACGCGAACGCGTCCATCCCGACGCCGCAGCCGGTCATGGCGCGGCCGATGTTCGGCGCGAACATCGGGGCCGCGCTGAGCCTGCACTTCGTCGCACCGTCTGCTTTGGACAGTGGCCTGCGGGAGACGTTCGGCATCACGCGGCCGCTCGTCGCGGTGGCGAACACCCGCGCGCGGACCAAGGCGGACATGGTGCTCAACGACGCCACGCCGGACGTCCGCGTCGAGCCGGACAGCTTCGCGGTGCACGTCGACGGCGAGCTCGTCGAACCGCAGCCGGTGACGGAACTGCCCATGGCCCAACGGTACTTCCTCTTCTGA
- a CDS encoding urease accessory protein UreF — translation MDLSALILADSRFPGGGHVHSGGLEEVVSRRLVTAVRDLPGFLSGRLRTAGALAAVFAAASAHAAARSVASGHWALVDAELDARTPSLAQREASRAQGRGTARAGRIAWPSPVLDALLAETPRPHHPVVLGALVGVAGGSPYDAAMAVAYLAVSGPASAAVRLLGLDPFAVNAVVARLDLESVCSEAAAVAGDDPASLPSPGSPALDLFAEAHARHHQEEVRLFAS, via the coding sequence ATGGACCTCTCGGCGCTGATCCTCGCGGACTCCCGCTTCCCCGGTGGCGGGCACGTCCACAGTGGAGGGCTGGAGGAGGTCGTCTCCCGCCGGCTCGTGACGGCTGTGCGCGATCTCCCGGGATTCCTTTCCGGACGGTTGCGGACGGCGGGCGCGCTGGCCGCGGTCTTCGCCGCCGCGTCGGCACATGCGGCGGCCCGTTCTGTCGCAAGTGGACACTGGGCGCTGGTGGATGCCGAGCTGGACGCGCGGACGCCGTCGCTCGCGCAGCGTGAGGCGTCGCGAGCGCAGGGCCGGGGGACCGCGCGGGCCGGGCGGATCGCCTGGCCGTCTCCCGTGCTGGACGCGTTGCTGGCGGAGACTCCACGGCCGCATCACCCGGTGGTGCTGGGCGCGCTGGTCGGCGTCGCGGGCGGTTCGCCGTACGACGCCGCGATGGCCGTCGCCTACCTGGCGGTGAGCGGGCCGGCGAGCGCCGCGGTGCGGCTGCTGGGGCTGGACCCCTTTGCCGTCAACGCGGTCGTGGCCCGGCTGGATCTCGAATCCGTCTGTTCGGAAGCGGCGGCGGTGGCCGGGGACGACCCGGCGTCGCTGCCGTCGCCGGGCTCGCCCGCGTTGGATCTGTTCGCCGAGGCGCACGCCCGGCACCACCAGGAAGAGGTGCGTCTCTTTGCCAGCTGA